One bacterium genomic window carries:
- a CDS encoding prepilin-type N-terminal cleavage/methylation domain-containing protein, with translation MHSKKGFTLVELMVVVIIVGILAAVAVPLYRANVRRAMSSEGQALVGSIRTAERLVFAETNAYTAVWADISGSIDLTGNRYFTTAPVLVAAGTGAAATFTATVTAAAGGDAAGIVVAINQAGAITVTGL, from the coding sequence TTGCATAGTAAAAAGGGTTTTACCCTAGTTGAGTTGATGGTGGTGGTCATTATAGTAGGTATTTTAGCCGCAGTTGCAGTTCCGCTTTATAGAGCCAATGTCCGAAGAGCGATGTCGAGCGAAGGACAGGCCCTAGTCGGTTCTATTAGAACGGCTGAGCGATTAGTTTTTGCTGAAACTAATGCATATACAGCTGTTTGGGCTGATATAAGCGGAAGCATAGACCTTACCGGTAATAGATACTTTACTACAGCTCCCGTGCTTGTAGCGGCTGGAACCGGTGCTGCGGCTACATTCACTGCTACAGTAACAGCAGCTGCAGGAGGAGATGCGGCAGGTATTGTTGTAGCTATTAACCAGGCTGGAGCTATAACCGTAACAGGTCTATAG